The DNA region GCAGCAAGGTGTTGCACTGACTGCTGTGCTGTAAACTGCTGTTGCTGTGCTGCTAGCTGCTGAGGCAATGCTGTTTGCTGCACAAGCTGCTGGACTGTTGTTTGTGACGCATTCCCCATAAGCTGCTGTGGTGGTGGTGCCAGTGTCAACTGTGCTGGTGTCACTGCCACTACTGTCTGTCCACCGCCCATCAAAGTCCCTGAATCACTCACTTGCATCAACTGCTGGGCACCAGCACTAGTCACGATAAGTGCTCCAGAATTACCCATCAACTGTTGTGTTGTACTCACTGTCAACAATTGTGGGGCTGGAGTTAACAACTGAGCTCTGGATGCTGCCGGTGCCAGTGCTATATTTGGAGTAGCTGCAGCAGGAACTAAAGCAGGCAATGCACCAGAAAGACTCACTACAGGTGTCATGCTAACTGTAGCTAAAGATACTGGAGCTGAAGTTCCATGGCGGGATGTAATAATACATGACTGTTCACCCCTGTTTGCTGCTGCCTGTTCcagtaaaaactcattcatGGAAGTCAATTGAACATTTTTCTCTGTCAGGTCTGCTACTTTCTTCAGCAAAACACTAATGTTATCATGTAGTAGTTTAACTTTATGGTCTAAGGAGTCACAGTTTTGGCATAAATTTGGTACAGGTATTTGATTCTCTATGGCCACATCTTCATAAGTGTAGCGCCTTACTTTGCATTCCGGGGGCGAGTCTTCATCTCTTAGCATATGCGGTGGACGATTGAAATGTGGCAGGGGCATATTTAATTCAGGATGGTGATCATTAGTGGAGGGATGAAGAGGATGGATCAAGTTACATTCAGGGTTGGAGCAGGAGCCATGTAAATAAGCTTGGCATACTGGAATTATTCCACGTTCTCGAGGATCCTGAGGAAAATTACCCGTAGAATAGAAATGTGCTTCCTCTTCTAAAGTGAAATGCATAAACTTGCAATTGTGTCTGAAACATCCTTTATTTTGGTAGTCGTGACAAAACCGAAACAATTCCTTTAAACGATTCAATGGAGGCTTTTCGTGAGTATACCGACAATTTTCACGCATGCAGCAACCTCGGACATAATCGCGGCAGATGTTGGCGAGAGCTACTTTTTCGTCGTCGGAAATCATTGTTCCGTCATTGAGCACCATTACGCCTCGTATCAAAATTAAACTTTCCTTGTTTTGTCCTCTGTCATCAGCATCTTCCGCGTAGAAAAGCTCTTGGATGTCCTGGAGCGTAGTGTTAgtgcgtatttatttttcctcCGGCCACCATATCCGTGTCATAATGAAACTCACACCACTGGTTTTGCAAAAAACATTTCGTACATAATATAAATCACGAAAAAAACTGttgtattacattttttttattacaagtaATCCAAAATCACAAGCTGAAGCTGTGTTGCTTTTGGCAATGGCATTACAACCACAGATCCGACTCAAAATCGGAGCAAAATGAACGAGTTGAACGAAAAGCGAATCAATGAAGAATGAACTAATGAATGAACATGTCACTCTTGATCTGAGTACCGAGTTGAGTACGTTTCACGAGTGACTCACATTCATAGTACAACA from Leguminivora glycinivorella isolate SPB_JAAS2020 chromosome 14, LegGlyc_1.1, whole genome shotgun sequence includes:
- the LOC125233051 gene encoding zinc finger CCCH domain-containing protein 10-like, with the translated sequence MVLNDGTMISDDEKVALANICRDYVRGCCMRENCRYTHEKPPLNRLKELFRFCHDYQNKGCFRHNCKFMHFTLEEEAHFYSTGNFPQDPRERGIIPVCQAYLHGSCSNPECNLIHPLHPSTNDHHPELNMPLPHFNRPPHMLRDEDSPPECKVRRYTYEDVAIENQIPVPNLCQNCDSLDHKVKLLHDNISVLLKKVADLTEKNVQLTSMNEFLLEQAAANRGEQSCIITSRHGTSAPVSLATVSMTPVVSLSGALPALVPAAATPNIALAPAASRAQLLTPAPQLLTVSTTQQLMGNSGALIVTSAGAQQLMQVSDSGTLMGGGQTVVAVTPAQLTLAPPPQQLMGNASQTTVQQLVQQTALPQQLAAQQQQFTAQQSVQHLAAAQQNAQHLAAQQSAQQLAAAQQSAQQQLAAEQSAHLLAAQQSQQLAQQSAQQLAAQQVPSAQQLVHQTSTQQITISSTSQPMALSNSQNQPLTFPIISQSILPH